TCCTTCTTCTCCTCGGCCTTGGGCTCGGGGGCGTCGCCGCCGCCGCCGAGCTTCTTCTCGATGATCTCCTGGAACTGCCGGGCCTTGGGGGCGAGCGGCGAGTTGGGGTATTCGGCCAGCAGTTGCTCGGCCTTGGCCTTGGCCGCCTGGAGGTTGCCCAGGCGGTAGGCCGCGATGACCCACTTGAGCAGCATGCGGTCCAGGAAGCTCGCGTCGGGGTAGTCCTGGAACACGCGTTCCATGAGCTCCACGGCGCGCTTGTAGTCGCGGGTGAGGATGTAGTAGTTGGCGATCTGCTCGAGGGAGTCGCCGGCGAAGGGCGATTCGGGATAGGTTTCGGCGCACTTCTTGTAGGCCAGCATGGCCTGCGACAGGTCGGGGTCCTTGCCGCTCTGCTTGGCGTGGGCGTTGGCCAGGAGCTCGTGCACCTTGCCGATCTGGAACTGGGCCTCGGCCTTGAGGTCGCTCTTGGGGAGGCCGATGACGGCGTGGAAGATGCCGATAGCCTCGCCCGGGTTGTCGCTCTCCATCTTGGCCTGGCCGATCTTCAGGAGGGCGCGGTCCACGAGGGTCGAGTCGGGGAAGAGCTGGGTGAGCGTGCGGCAGACGCCGATGGCCTGGCTGAGCTTGTCCTGCACCAGCAGGAGGTCCCACTTCACGCTGAAGGCCTCCTCGACGAGCGAGCGGTCGAGGCTGGCGCGGGTGCTGGTGCGGATGACCTCTTCCACGCGGTCGAGGCCCTCGGCGGCGCGCTCGCTGGCCTGCTTCTGGAGGCCCACGTCCTTGAAGATGCTGGCGAGCTTCAGGTAGATCTTCGCTTCGATGAGGTCCTTGCGGGCCTTGAGCTCCAGGGTGTCCACCTCGCGGTGCTCGATCTTGACGTCCTGGATTTGGCCGATGAGGAGCTTGGCGGTGGCCTTGACCTCGCGCGGCTCGGTGCCGCCGATGTGGGCCTCGTCGAGGTATTCGACGACCAGTTCGTCGCCCTTCATGGCCGAGAGGACGGGGTCGCCCTGGTGGATCTCGTTCTTGTCCACCGCGACACGCGGGACGACGCTGCCGACGAAGATGCCCGAGTGGGGTTCGGTCTCGGTGAGCTTGACCTGGACCGCGTCGCGCACGACGGTTTGTTCGCGGCGGCCGAAGTCGAGCATCCCCGGCTCGGCCTCGGCTTCCTTCTCCTCCTTGTACTGCGTGGTGACCTTCACCACGATCTGGTCCTTGTTGGCGCTGGTGTCGCGGTCGAGGTCCTTCACGCGGATGAAGGCTT
The sequence above is drawn from the Planctomycetota bacterium genome and encodes:
- a CDS encoding tetratricopeptide repeat protein; its protein translation is MALLAAGWGQGGEPPAKGDAAEDAKTEYRAADMLKRGLELLELKQEERALKLLSSVPRMFPAAKARFKAFLALGQHHMEKRNYELAIRQFRQLADSEDPDQQAEALYLEGICYYNLNEFDKAFMSLRKVTNEFPWSIYANEAFYYIGQCHFKLGRWSKAVDALEKVGTSVPTNTEGETLAEAGQRLFVKIFDRDLVVLMTLGGKPKATLTTQAGDKEEIALDPLGHSGEFYIGSLPTEPGEPKPGDGILQIAGGTVVTAETIDANTESGQRNLKRAATIRMVSTASVGFTDGAYREYTKGIFGDGEAFIRVKDLDRDTSANKDQIVVKVTTQYKEEKEAEAEPGMLDFGRREQTVVRDAVQVKLTETEPHSGIFVGSVVPRVAVDKNEIHQGDPVLSAMKGDELVVEYLDEAHIGGTEPREVKATAKLLIGQIQDVKIEHREVDTLELKARKDLIEAKIYLKLASIFKDVGLQKQASERAAEGLDRVEEVIRTSTRASLDRSLVEEAFSVKWDLLLVQDKLSQAIGVCRTLTQLFPDSTLVDRALLKIGQAKMESDNPGEAIGIFHAVIGLPKSDLKAEAQFQIGKVHELLANAHAKQSGKDPDLSQAMLAYKKCAETYPESPFAGDSLEQIANYYILTRDYKRAVELMERVFQDYPDASFLDRMLLKWVIAAYRLGNLQAAKAKAEQLLAEYPNSPLAPKARQFQEIIEKKLGGGGDAPEPKAEEKKEE